In Lathyrus oleraceus cultivar Zhongwan6 chromosome 2, CAAS_Psat_ZW6_1.0, whole genome shotgun sequence, the DNA window ataatcacaggccatgtactgtgtgagatactctggataccgtgtgggttcattccatcagtagataatgccaagcgaaggtttcttgattcttctccaaattaaggataatcattatcaattttcaaccactgtggtgaatctgccggatgtcgatactttccatctataattctttcatctgcatgccaggtcaagtgtcttgaatcggtttcactacgaaacatgcgtctaaatctcggaataacaggaaaataccacaagacttttgctggagacaacttgttcttatatcgcgagacaccgcatttaggacactcatttaacgatgcatactcatttcgaaacaaaacgcaatcgtttggacatgcaagtatcttatcatagctcatgccaatagagcacaacatctttttggtctcatatgttcgattgggaagaacattatcctcaggaagcatatctttcaaaatggctaataactctgtgaaacttttatccgaccatccattgcccgcctttaagttgtacaactttaataccgcagacaatcttgtgaatttagtgcaaccatcatacaaaggtttctctgcatcacttaccaacctctcaaacatttcgggacaatccttaagatctccttcaagtgcttctgcaatctcttcaactcgatcacaatcgtatgtatctgcgccactatagtttgaggcataggtcgtactatcccccggttcaacattctcgttacttttctcaccatgcaaattccaacatgtataacttcgatcaattccatgcctcattagatgcgatgtcaactgaatTGTGTCAACCtgtttcccataacaacaacccaagcaaggacatatcattctactggggtcttcggcgtgcgcaaccgcaaacttaacgaattctgataccccattctcgtactctctcgacaatcgattggaagacatccatgtattatccattactaattagaataaacaaaaaacaatttcagaagagaaaccaaaaatgggatgagacaaaacaatttcgctttattgagttagtctctgtgcagggcattcatgtctccaacaacaacccaaaaccaaaacaattttggtttattgagttagtttctcaacattttcagatatctctgacttcaatagcatgagaatgtatgaaccatgcattaagcattagtggtatgcactaatttgtagcatagttatatatcatcatatagtttttacaaaagataaacattgactagaaaatatatatgtagaattgtataatggtctaactgaaagcttacagaagaatagtcgactctaatttactctatcaaataacatccatacctaaacttcttaagttactagctacgctatgtatgctagaataaatacactcataagttgcatagtgtacctttgattggtagaaggtgttttagatattgctgcctcctttttctacatcgagaaacaaatggaacagttggtgaaatttaacccataatgcctagtctccattgctagcattgcaacacaataattattgttgagaatactcaataaatgtatgaaccaagaaaaatgaaaccaaaaatgaacaatagcgaacgtcagaagagaaaccaagtaatatgaagattagaaaaatacctatggtgtcaaaatcgaacagctaacaacgaattaatagaaggaggaaacgtcgtagatctaacagaggttgaaggagaacgccttagaagtagcgaaaatcgtagcagtgagaaccctaacgtgaaaaagaacgaaaataacagagagtgaaataacaaaacgtgcagtatgttataattttaatgtttactaaaggggaccttagagggcgcttgtggaaaaaaagcgccctctaaagggggtctaagagggcgcttatgaaagcgctctctaaggctttccaaaagcgctttataaactggaaatgcacatggacttatagagcgcttttttaaaagcgccctctaagggtaaccttagagggcgctttctaaaaagcgccctgtattgttgtccctctatctcctccttattttttcgcttcaccttagagggcgctttattacaaaagcgccctctaaagtgcgctgtctattccagttgttcgctccttattttttcgcttcactttagagtgcgcttttgtaataaagcgccctctaaggtgcgctgtctattccagtttttggcgtagtgtcacatgacttttgcagggataacttgcgtggttttccactttatttgtgggatatcgcctggaggtttcattctgattacctgtactgactcactttctttgatggtgtttagctgggaaggatccctgggtttcccattcctctaattgttgttacttcggatctttatccgcgtggtacttttacatttttcccgcattttactgctttcctagctggaagacctcgataggaggcaatgtttttgtgtgtttatttttttttacaggttccttcgtccaggactctttttgcatgagtttcccaaaccctaacccttcattgatttttcttctcctaaacacacatttactccttctactacaggtgagtaagtctccaaaggtcgagcatctggtagattgcgtagtaacgtcgttcgtccaaaacccaatccataaccccgtagttagccgaactacggcttgctctgattctcattccagatgagatacgtaggcataagacgcgatgtcttagcgagcacacatcccccaaacccataggtcagccgagctacgaagactctgattctcatattcagatgagatacgtatgcagtggatgcggcatccgcgtgagtcattttcatttaacccttttttttagtaaacagcacaaaataaactcacaccctttagacaagaactacaaaagtggatcccgtagagtactacggatgcgtaggggtgctaataccttcccttcgcataaccgactcccgaacccaagatttggttgcgagaccttgtcttttccttgcctcttttcaggtttacttcgagcgtttcctttccctcctttgggataaataacgcacggtggcgactcttctgtcattttcttttgccggttgttttttcgcacactgtatttttcaggttgcgacaaacATAACCTCTGATTATTTCTTCTAGCACCTCCGCAGGAAATCAGTCAAAGTTTTGTCTTCTTGGGGGAAGGTTACTTTATTGTACTCTTCTTGTCGACACTCGTTGTCAACTTCCATGGAGGTTTCTTGGGAGATTTCGACCATATTAACCTCCATGTCGACATCTTCAGTGATGTCTAAATTCTGGAATTTCAATCGAAGGCCCTCAGTAGCCTTATATATTTGCACGAAACCATCAACAGTTTCTTTGGTTACTATCATCAGGTTGGAATCTTTAGTGATTCCTGTGTTGAAACCATCAGTGTTTCCATTGGTGACATCTCTAACAGCTTCCTAAACGAAGTTCTTGAAGAATCCCTGATCAAGATGCTCAGAGACCCTAACCATGACAGGTTTGTTGGCAAAGTCCTCAGCAACTTCGATCATGTCGAAATCATCAATGACTTCGACCATGTTTACTTCCTCTGGTTCGGTGTAGTGGGCATCAACCATTTGCAGAGGATTGGAGTCGATATTCATCTGGCTCCTAGGTTTGTCTCCCAACTTAAGTCTCCCTTCTTGGATAGCATTCTGaacaagatccctgaaaagaaaacattgagatGTTTTATGACCCAGAAAACTATGGTACTTGCAAAATCCTCCTTTGTTTCTTTATTCTAATGGAGGCACTTTAGCACCAGGAGGCACTATCATTTGACCATCTTCAACTAACAAATCAaagatttcgtcacattttgTAACGTCGAAAGTGTAAGTTTTCTTAGGAAATTTATCATTCTTTTCTGGTTCAATAGGGTTCTTTCCATTCAACGGGGCCAAAACCTTACAAGCGTAAGGTGACCCTTGTTTCAACTCAGCAAGGTCAATCTCATTTTCTTCGAAGTCTAAAGGCTCATTATAGGACCCTTCGTCATCATTACTGAATTCGACGTAGGCTACtcttttattcttatttgctctAGCCTTTTCTTCCTTCAAGCGTTCTAACTGTCGAACCCTATCAGCCAATTGGGTCATATCTCTCAAATACTGGGTGTATAACTTTTTCCTGATAGAATAGTTAAGGCCCccagcggccatttcgaccaattCATGCTCTGGTACCTGTGTAAAACACCTAGCTTTGAGTAATTAAAATCTATTTagatagtcatcaattggctcAGTGAACTTTCATTTAACACTGGCCAATTCCTTCAGACTTATCTTTGTTTGCCCCATGTAAAACTGCTCATGGAACATTCTTTCTAACCGATTCCAAGTATGGATCAAATTTTGTGGCAAGGTGGTGAACCATGTGAATGCATTCTTTATGAGAGAACTTGGGAAATATTTTATCCTAAGGTTTTCGTTGTTCGAAATGTCTCCGGCCTCTATTAAATATCTAGCCACATGTTCGACAGTGGATTCAGTAGTATCCCCAGAGAACTTAgtgaatttggggatttttgtTCTAGGGGGTGTTTCTGTCTGTAGGATATATTCTGACAAAGGTGATGTATAATTTGGCCTTCGAAGACCAAAGTTTACCCCATTTCGAACCATAATCCTTACGGCCATGGCTTCCAGATTGTTATCTGCTTTCATATCATCATGTCGAATCTGCCGTATGACATTATCAGCATTTTGGTTTCTATTTACCATTACTATCCTTGGCTCGCTCTCCCTGGGGATTTATGGTTCAGCCCTAGGGGATTCGTCTCCTACTCCCTGATTTACCATCTCTGGTGGCGGTTGATTTTGTGGAATTTGGTTAATAGTAGGGTCTTCTTCGAAGGTTACCCTCTGGTTTTCCCTTATCCAATCCCTCGGAGGGTGTCGATGAGGTTGTGGTACACCCAAGAAGTCAGACATTCGCGCCATCTTTGTTGTTATCTCCTGATTCGATTGTGTCGTATTTTGAATCAAAGGATTCAAAACGATGGTCAATGTTTGGGTAAgcatttggaccatatcatgattgCTTTCGTCCATCTGTTGTCTCCACACTGCTGCAGAGTTATTGGTAAGGCTGGGTATTTGTGTTAGGAGGTCCCCTAGACCCAATGTAAGTCAAAGTAGGTTCAGTATGGGAAATCGAATGCGTAGGCATCGAACTTTCCATAGATGGTACCGGTTCAAACACGTGCATTGTGACCATGTTCACCCCTATCGAAGAAGAATGGATGGTACATTGCTGGTTGATGGATTTTGAGAGTTTTGGTTATTTGGAGCATTTAAATTCGCCATTCTCCTAGTGGATCTTCTCCTTGATCTGTGTTCGTTGGTTGTGGCTACTTTACCACTTCTTAATAACATACAACGAATTCTTTCAAAAGGGGGAAGATGACTGAATAACCAGAATTAAAAATGAGGAAAATTTCACTTTTCAAAATCGTTAGCACTGTCCCACTTGGCctgccaatttgtttaccgtgaaaattggtaaacaaccactgatcttccaaattactaaatttggttacttacaggatcgatcagattgatcctaggacatgtgctaattaTTTGTTAAAGTGAATTCTAGTGAACATAAACACTTCAATAGTGTTTGCAATAATAGTGATTCGTGAAGATACTTAAAAAAAGGAAGTGACCAACACAAAGTAAAGAGAACGTTGTAAGAACGAAGATAAATGGcaacaaagataaatcctttaAATAAAGAGATATTTCTGGAAAATAAAGATGAATTGAATTACTTCAAAGTAAATGACAATGATGTAAGTCAAACGTACATTTCTCAATTTATTGTTTCTCTACACACGGATACTTGGTAAATTTTACAGATTTTGTACACACTTTGAACACACCCCTGAGCCTAGCACTAAGACCTTTTATTTATACTAATAAAAATAACCGCTTCTAACAGCCTTTCTATCACATCGAGACAAATGACACTTTGCATGGATGCAACTATCCACTATACTTGACGTGTATCTTCAGCAATTCAGATAAGAAAAAAAGTTCCCTCttttatttgaatttgaatctcTCGTCGAAAACGTCTTCAAAcactaaaaaatatttttaagtccATGCAACATCTTGATCCTCTCATAAAGGCATCTTCGACTAGAGCTTCCAATATCAGATCTAGTCGAAATATCTTCACAGGGAACTCCATTTCTTAATTCCAATATGAGCATCGAAATTAGGAGCCAACACATATACTAACACATCTTCTAGAACATCATAAGGGTGAGTAACAGATAAATCAGCTAAAGTGAGAGTTATCTCATCATTCTCTCCTTTCTTCACTCTCTCACCATCACTAAAGttcatattcatcatcatctAGAACTTCACATTGAAGTTATAAATTTGGTGAAACTTAGCCACAATCTAATTTCAACAAATCATCAATCAAGTTTCAACAATCATCATCCAAAGTTCATCAAGATTCAAGCATATCCATCAATATTCTACATTCAAGATTCATCTTCTACATTCATTATTTATATTTAATCATAATTATCAAGCAAGGATTAATGAGATTAAAGGAGCTTACTTTAATGTTTTTCGAGTTTCTCTTTGATAAATTCATCAGCGATTCTTTGCAATAATAACAGGAGGAATCCTCCCCTCTATTGGTAAGCCTTGAACTCCTTACTGATTCGTTACATATTTACCGTTCTTGAACTTTCTTTGTCTTTCTTGTGATGAATGCGACAATTTTGATTCTTTTCTTCTTCTCGTTTCTTTTAATTTAATCAAACACCATAGAGAGAATTAATAAATTTCGACACGAACAAACCATTCATTATCCAAAGTATTGGAATGATAAAGGATCTCTTTTGAGAACATTTGAGGGTCATCTTGATCGTCTTGCACGGATATTATGGGACGTTGAAACAGGAGAGGAGTTGCTTCTTCAAGTAGGTCATAGTGGAAGTGTGTATGGTTTAGCTTTTCATCACGATGGGTCGTTAGCCGCGTCTTGTAGACCGGATACTTTGGCTCGTGTATTTCTCACTTGATGTAGCCTGAGTAATTTGGTTTTTTTAAAAGACgacaatttttttttaaaagcaCTAAAAAGAATTAATTATATAtaaatttccaaaaaaaaaattatttagtTTTTAAGTTTGTCCCCATATTATCCATAGTATATTTATAAATGGTATATAGTATTCTTTTTGTAGGACAATATTGTAATTGGTTTGATAGGTTAATCTTTTTTAATTTCTCTTTTCATATAATAATAATTACAACCTTTTTTTAATTCTCTTTTCATATAATAATATTTAATGAAAATATTAAAATGATTCCTAATGAAAAAACAGAAAAACTGTTTAAATACACATTAATTGAACAGGCCGCCTAGGGCctcaaatttttattttatatttgtataattttaattaattgatttttattaaaaatagttttataaattattttattataataaaaTGTGAATTGTTTAATTTGTTAGTTTAAAAGCCACATGTATAAAAAacatttttgttttgtttttttaatttaataGGAGACTTAATATTAAGTATTTTTTCTTTTTacaattttgaatttttttgaattttttaaaataatgagAAAAGTGTTTAGCTGAATTCATGGTTTTAAATTGTGGTTGCGGATGCGGTTGCGGATGCGGTTGCGGTGTGAAATACTTTTATACTCGCACCAAACACAAAATTATATAGAAATGAATAGGACTTCTTGTTACAGCAGTGATGCGGTCCGATGCGGTGATGATGCAGTCTGGTGTGGCGGCGATGTAGTCCGGTGTAACGATGATGCGGTTTTGTTGTGGCGATTCCATGTGATTTCATTTCACACCACAATTGCGGTGTGTTGCCGTTGCGGTGCCGTCCGCATCCGCAACATTGCGGCCGCTTCAAGTGATGGTCCGTAATTTCAAACTATGGCTGAATTGATTTTATTATCAATTAAAATTaaatactaaataaaatttattataCTAATTTAATAATTTAACAACCTAAAATgtttaaaatatattaattttaaaaatttatatttaaaatatttaattttaaattttgctTCCGGCCTCAAAATATACCGGCGCTCTAATTGAACATAatctataacaatatataaagggaatactttcttttggtgtagcctattttCCTACCATTTTTACCCTTATTTTATTGTGTAATTTACCTAATAACTTCCAATAAAACCACTATTATTAACTTCCACGTACCTTCCTACTAATACCTTCCACGTAACTTCTTACTAATAACTTTCACATGCTGTACTTTTTAAAAATcatatttaaataaaaaatatcacTTATATTTTCAATGATGTGCATTAAGAAAGCGGACAGACGGGTACGCACGCGAGTGGCCGTCTGGACGCTAGTATAAAATAATACAAATTCAAGTGTGGATATATATAAAATTGAGAATAGAGgaaaaaacaataaaaatggaaaatcATATTCATATGGTATACCATGTTAATGTGATATTAAAAATAAATCACAAACATTTTCTCTAAattgaaaagaaaagaaaaagtcTCATCTAGTCATTTTCTCTTTTAAGTTATAGTAATAGTTAAATAAACCAATGGAAAAAGAATAATTATAATGACCATACATAATGTTAAAAATGGTCAAGAAGGTAACCAAGCTGAAGCAAAGATGACATTATGTCCTTTCCAAGTAAGCGAAAGAAACTCATCTTCTTTCTTCAATCCCCATCCAACTGCATGTTCATCAATCATCCCTTTAACCTCCATAACCGAATCTTCACTGAAACAAACCCCTTGAAAATGCGCATTTCTCATTCTTTGCTCCCACTTACCTTTACCCTCAACTCTCTCAACTCTTTGAACCCCTTCATATGCTATCACATTCTCAATCTTCCAACAAATATCTGATTCATACCAATGCCTTTCTTTACTCCCTCGCGGTAGAAACATGTCCACCGTGTCGAAAGGGATCCAAAGATAATTAAATGCAGACCTTAGTCTAGTCACTAAATCACTCGAGGTTAGATCCGCGTCTTCATCGACCAGAACGACAATCGTCGGTTCTAAACTCCGCAGAGCTTCTAGAAACATCGATCGCAGCGAAGAAGAACCATTATTCGTATTCATATTCGTATATAGAGTTTCTTCAGGAATATAATGAAGCATCATGTGACAGTTTATTACCAACGCTTCATGAGTTTTGTTATAAACTAAGTCTTGGACTTGCCTTCGTAGGTGTTCGATTAAAGAAGCGAATCCGTCTGCGTATGTCGAAGAAACTGCTTTGAATTCCATCCTCACGTTTCTTGATTTAGCAAAATTAACCAATTTCGAACCTAATTCGTCGTAAGAAAGTTCAAGCAAAGGTGGAATTGGAAGATGAACATTCCTGTTTCGAACTGCAACGGTGAGCTTGATGGAAGGAGGAACTTCGTCGCGATTAGCAATAGCGTCGATTAGTGTAGGAATCTGCATGCAATGTGTTAAACTCAGATCAACAATGTGAATAACAGGAAAACCTCTGGTAGCTTCTAGAATGGTGGAGTTTGCGGCTGTGTAACCGAAACGATGCCACGGTGTTAAATCGACGAAGTTGGCTAATTCAATAACGGAGAATTTGTGCGTTTGTATGGCGAGGCTGTTAGTATGGTTAAGATTGTTATAACCGTTCGCAGTTTGTGTATCTTCTTGTTCTAGCGCTTTGCAGCAACCGGTTTTGGCGAGAATTCGCGTGGTTAGAGCTCGAATGAAGCTTGCGGCTAAGCGTTGGTTGGAGTCGCCTTCTTGGGGTGTGGTGTTGTTAAGGACCCAGAGGAATTGTTGGGCTTGTGTCGCATTGTTGGTTTCGATGGCGCTGGCGCATTGAACGAGTAACTGTTCCATGCAATTGGTTATTTTTGTTGAAGATGTGTATACTATAGAGTTATTAGATAAGGGGAATTTTTAATAGGAACTGGTAGTTATAGGGATTTGAGTTTTGTTAGTTCATGGTAGGGTTGAAAAAGTATTGGGTGAAAAGGTGAAAATGTCGGTGAGAAATCGCGGCATTGAGAGATTTAGAGGTGATAGAATATGAGAAAGAGATAGAGAAGAAAGAAGCTTATAAGCACGACACTACACTTGCATAATGTATTTAATAAGCTGCAATAGCAGCATCCCCAGCCGTAACCGCAATTTAACTCAActttaaaaatattattaaatcTTTTGTAAGAATGTTTTTTAGTCCATGGTCTTATGTAAGATTTTTTTTGCATTTATGAATAGAAGATACTCTATTAACACAGTAATACTAAACACAACTTCAATGTAACTTGTTTATGTTACATGTATGGTGTTATGTCAAAGTCAATATCAAAGTGATACCGTGCCAAGAAAAGGGAATGGATTTTTTTTCATGTGAGTGTCACATGATTGGGTTAAGTGTGATTTCTTAGCATTTTAAAAAAAAGTGAAATACATAGTTTGTTCAATATATAAAAGATCACATTTTATTCATTGGTACTAAAGTAGACATGAGATGGTCCATTCTCAAAAGAGGAATAGATTCACTCACTTGTAAATTTCATAGGAGAGAGTAAAACAGGAATGAATAGGAGAAAGAGCAGAAAAAGATTCAATTTGCGGTGAATTTAGCAGTAGAGTTTGGGGGAATTCTGAGAATGAATAAAAGGAAAATAGACATTCCAGCTTTTTGGTAAGTGTACTAAAAAAAGTTATAAATAAAAAAGACAAGTCAGTAGGGAAAACTCAGTTCCCCAAAAATACTTATCAAGTCAAATTTGGGATATAAAAGAGACCAAAATTGGCATGGATTTTGTATACGAAGCTTTTTCAGATGTGTAAAAGAACAGTAGTATAGTAGGAAATAGCCATTGGAGAATCTAATCTAGTTTCCACTATTGGGAGAAAGCACATGGTTTCTATTTAGTTTAAGGGCTCAGTTAGTTAAGTTTATAACATTTTGAGGCTATTTTTTTTCTTGCGGCTCCTATATACAGAAACATTCTAATAGTAGTAATCTCATTTAGTCATTATCATTGTAATTGTACCACTACCCAGTATAATACTGTAGATTCTGGATGCCATGCATATACTTCCTCACtggttttaaaaaaaattatatcacaATATTCTGTAATTGTACATCGGTTTTTAGTATAAAATGAATTTTAAATACTTGTACTACT includes these proteins:
- the LOC127123770 gene encoding scarecrow-like protein 32 — encoded protein: MEQLLVQCASAIETNNATQAQQFLWVLNNTTPQEGDSNQRLAASFIRALTTRILAKTGCCKALEQEDTQTANGYNNLNHTNSLAIQTHKFSVIELANFVDLTPWHRFGYTAANSTILEATRGFPVIHIVDLSLTHCMQIPTLIDAIANRDEVPPSIKLTVAVRNRNVHLPIPPLLELSYDELGSKLVNFAKSRNVRMEFKAVSSTYADGFASLIEHLRRQVQDLVYNKTHEALVINCHMMLHYIPEETLYTNMNTNNGSSSLRSMFLEALRSLEPTIVVLVDEDADLTSSDLVTRLRSAFNYLWIPFDTVDMFLPRGSKERHWYESDICWKIENVIAYEGVQRVERVEGKGKWEQRMRNAHFQGVCFSEDSVMEVKGMIDEHAVGWGLKKEDEFLSLTWKGHNVIFASAWLPS